Sequence from the Cucumis sativus cultivar 9930 chromosome 1, Cucumber_9930_V3, whole genome shotgun sequence genome:
cattgataaagtCATAGTATAAGaagcaaaatataaaataaaatccatgaaAATACAACGTTTATGTGTTGAAATGTAGTGTGTGGGTACAAActacaaagaaagaaagaaagaaagaaagaaagaaagagagaaaggacCCTCAGGGCTCAACCATCTAACCATAATTGAGACGAAATATGTCATTCTGAACGAAAAGGTTGCCTTCTGGTGATGGTACTAAGTGAAACATCTGCCAACCAATTTCAaaccattttcaatttctcataaaaaccaaaccaaacttTCTAATGCCTAATCTCatcattatttcattttcgCATTTGcttattttctcaatcatttatattgatttaaacctttcttaaacatatatttgaatttattagatgaaaattaatgtgatttttttttttaaaaaaaaaaacacttgtACTTAAACCTTAAACGTTAAACCAAACCCACATTAAGTataagatttgaattcttttaaaaaaattaattttatttctttaaaaagaaaccaagtaattacaaaaaggGTAGTGATTATAATGAAGTAAGAACAATTATGTTAAACAAGTGTTTTAAAGAGTATAAATGGATAGGGTAACCATAAACCTGACTGAATCTGAGTGGGTGTTCTTCTTCAGGTATCTCAATGCTACCGCTGACGAAGATGAGGATGGAGCCGTGGACGGAGGAGGGCTGCGTGTCTATAGTGCTAACCACATGTCGACAACGTTCAAATGGCAATTGCTGAAGCTTTGAGGAGATATCATGAACTCCTAAAATTTGTTGCCCTTCAAAAGTGAGCATCGAGT
This genomic interval carries:
- the LOC101222289 gene encoding nuclear transport factor 2B; protein product: MEEEGDIIGKAFVEHYYQLFDNERASLSSLYQPDSMLTFEGQQILGVHDISSKLQQLPFERCRHVVSTIDTQPSSVHGSILIFVSGSIEIPEEEHPLRFSQMFHLVPSPEGNLFVQNDIFRLNYG